TCAGGGGCGTTTTATGAAGCGCGGTTCCCGATGAGACGTTATGAGATTTTCGGAGCACATACCGAAAACACCAGGCTGTTGAGTACTCTAGTGTGGTGACAGGGATGACATACTTTCCAACAACCATGTGAGCATTTTCACATCACGCCATCAGCTACCCGTCCACCGCCGTGCAAGGAATGTATCTGTTCACGATTCGTATGACGAGGTGATATCGGCCGAGAACAAGCAAAAGCGACCTGGCAGACCCTTTAAAAGGACAGGTTCCATGGCCGTGAAATTAAACATTCCGGGATTGCTGGTAGCAACGGCTGCCATAGCACTTTCGGAAACGACTACTCGCGCGGGATTTGCGATGCTGGAAATCCGCGCGGCCAAATTCACCGTCTGCCCAAAAATGTCACCGTCTCGCGGCACGACCTGGCCTGTGGCCAAGCCAACGCGCACCGGCAGGAGACCAGCTTTTTCGGCCGATTCCACCAATCTAAGACAGGCGCTCAGCCCTGATGTTGGCTCCGGAAAAAGTATCATCACGCCGTCTCCGAGGACCTTAACCAATCTACCCCCAGCAGGAGAGACCATTTGCTGTGCAAAGGCTTCAAAGTGAGCTGCCTGTTCGGCTGCCTCCAGGTCGCCAAGTTCGTGCGTCAATTCAGTGAATCCACAAAGGTCCGCGAAAGCAACAGTTGGTAAATCGACATCGGGCCGTGTCTCCAAACCGCTCTCGCAAAGTGCTTCTTGAATACGTGAGACAATATTATCGAAGACCGACTCTTCCAGCAGGCGACGCTGGAGCATGAATAATACCCTAAACCCGATCCGTTGCAGCTCGAGTCGTTTGGCAGCTGCAGCAGAAAGCATCTCGGAGTGTGAAATTCCAGCATTCAGCATTCTCTCTTCGACTTCACTGCGGAACAAATCGCGCATTGTTTCCACAACGCGGTGTGTAGATTGTCCAAAGGCCCGCAATACTCTCGTCATTGACAGGTCGGAAATCCCCAATTGGCGGCATTCAGCAATGAGTCTAAGCAGCTCGACATCGTCCTCGCGCAGAACCTGCTCTGTTGACAAGCGAGGAAGACCCGCCGCAGCCCTCAAGTTATTCAGTGTCATAGGAGTGACATCCAAACCCTCGAGCTCCTTCTCCATCGATGTCGTCGACAGGTAGACCGGATCGAACATAATCTGTGCAGCAAAGTCGAGTGCGAATACCTTGTTTCGAATTGCTTTGGCTAATGTGTCCAAGGGTATGCCCGCTTCATGCAAGGCAAGTGCAACGCGAATCCTGTCCGCGTCTTCAAGGAGATAATCCGTTTTTCTCCCGATTATGCCAGCCATCTCAAATTGTAGAAGCTGACCTTCTCCGCACCCCGTCAAGGCTGACAGAGCGCTTCGCGATAGATTGTGCATTGCCCTCAGCCCGATCGACACCGAAAGATGGCACAATAATCATTTTGCCAGGCAATTACAGTACGTCAAAGGATGGACATCCGGCCTTTCGAACTATGTTGAAAATCGCCAGGAGTAACCGTCGTCCATAAACTTGACACCGCGCGATCCAGGGTCTTGTCACATAACCTGAGTTGAAGTGGGGTTTGCCTCTCTACGGTCTGTTTCAGGCAGTCGCAATCGTTGCGATGTTCCATTGCCGCATCGCATCGAGACGATGGTGGCGGATGGCATTTGCTGAACGGTCAGAGCGAAGTGGGACAAAGAGATTTCTAAGAGCTGAGAAGATCGCATCGTCCAAGGCTATCGTCTTGCGACGCTGTCGATCGTCGGTCCGGTTGATCTTCGCAGGTCTGATGGTTTTCTGTTTTTTTTAGCGAGCAGCCGACATTGGGTGTCGTCGCAGGGTCAGTAATTATTGCCGCAGGCGGCATTATGTTTGCGGCCATCAAGCCACCTGCCAGCGAGAGCGAAAGCACGTTGTCAGCGTGATACCATAAACAACCTGGAGGCTCTGCATCGGGAAAGCAGGGCTCGCCTTTAGATGATTTCCCGGAAACGGGAACAGAGTCATGCGGCTGACCTATCTGGTGTTCGCGCTACTCGGCCTCTTCTGGGGCTCGAACTTCATCTACATGAAATGGGCGGCGGAGCTAATCACCCCCGCGCAAATCACGCTGCTACGGGTGTTCTTCGGCTTCTTGCCGCTGGCCCTCGTCGCGGGGCGAAAGGGAGTGATCCATCGGGATCAGGTGCGGCACCTGCCGCATTTCTTCGTTATGGCTGCGTTGGCAACGGCCTTTTATTATTTTGCGATCGCGGAGGGCACGGCGCTCCTTCCCTCGGGCACCGCCGGCGTTCTCGGGGGCTCGATCCCTCTGTTCACGGCAGTTGCCACCCTGTTGTTTCTTCGCACGGAAAAGCCGAACGCATTGATGTTGGTCGGCGTTCTTGTCGGCTTCGCGGGCATCGTGCTGATCGCCAGACCATGGGAAGGATCAGATCGGACCATCGACATAATGGGGGTGTTCTGGATGCTGGCCGCCACTACGATCCTTGGTGTTTCCTACGTTTACGTTCGTCGCTTTCTATCACCGCACAACTTGCCGCCCCTCGCGCTCGCGACATGGCAAACAGGCCTCGCTCTGCTGGTGCTCCTGCTCATCGTTGATCGGACGGGAACGGGCAACATTCTGCAAAACTGGCACGCAGCCGCTGGTGTCGCGATCGGGCTCGGTGTTCTGGGAACCGGAATGGCTTTCCTGATCTATTATTATCTGCTGCAAGAGCTGGGCGCGGTGGCGGCCTCGGGCGCAACCTACATCACGCCTAATGTTGCATTGCTGATCGGCTGGGCCACCGGAGAAAAGGTTGGCATCCTGGAGATCTCCGCCATCATCCTTGTGTTGGCGAGTATCGCGATGTTGCAGATCGGGCGGCAGCGAGCGGTGAGGCAGGCGGAACAATCAGTCACCGCAATCGCCTAGCGCTGAATTTTGTCGCTCTAATCCTGACTTTTGCGACACTCCGGTCTTTCCTGAAAGCGTCCTAGGTTTCCTCTGTCGCAAAAGTTGGCGTTTCGCGGCGAATTTTTGCGACGGCCAATGACCGGTTTGGGCCGATCCTGGACCTTGGCACTGCCGCCACCTTCCGCCCGACTTCGCTCGATCTCGAAGATGCAATCGCGGATCATTTAGTCGTTGGCGAAGCGGCAGCGCACCGCTGCTTTCCATGATCACATCAGCGGTCGGTCGCCGCGTGAACGCCGTCATTGGCACACTTGTCTGAATACTCTGACGGACATCGTTGCCGCCTGCTTCAAACAACGTGACGACCCTCGCAGCTTATCAGCTTCGTCTACGGAAGATCGCCACCGTCAAGGCCGATCACATGTCCACTCAGATACGAACTTTGATTGCCAGCGAGAAACAGCACCAACGCTGCAACTTCATCCGGCGTACCCACCCGGCGCATCGGATAGGGTGCAACCAGCTGTTCGGTTGTAACATTCCAGTCCCGGCGTACTCGCTCAAGCATCGGGCTCTCGATCGGACCTGGCGCGACTGCATTGATACGAACGTTGCGGCCATACTCCTGTGCGGCGGCGCGTGTCATGTGAATGACGGCGGCTTTCGAGGCACCATAGGCAACAATATTAGGGAAAGCATGGCGACCGCCAATGGACGCCATGTTGATCATGGCTCCCTTCGAGCGCACCAGATGCGGCATCTCGTATTTCATTGAGACAAATACTCCGCGCAGATTCGTCGCGATCTGGTCGTCGAAACCGGCGATGTCCGTATCGGCGATTGGCGCTGGCGGCAAATCGATCCCTGCATTGTTGAAGGCGACATCGATACCGCCATAGCGTTCGACCACGTCAGAAACGAAACGCTCCACCTGGCCGGCGTCGCGCACGTCCGATCTAAGGTAGACGGCGTCGCCGCCCGCTGCGCGTATCTCTGCTTCCACCTGGCGACCGAGCGCCTCGCGTCTTCCATTAAAGCCGACCCGAGCGCCCGCACGGGCGAAAGCCGCCACCGTCGCGGCTCCAATGCCGGAAGTGGCACCCGTGACGATTACCACCTTGTCTGCCAACGCGCCTGATGTCTCCGCGGCCGCCGACGCTGATGTTGCGAAATTCTGCCCGGCTAGTGTGCCTGCGGCTAGTATGCCCGCCAGAACCTGCCGCCGCGGAACCGCTGTCGTTTCCTCAGATCTGTTTGTCATGACTTGGTTCCTTCACAATATGTCTGCGACAGAGTAACCCAAGCGATTACCTGGAAAAATCGCGGGTGGCTTTGTGCACTATTTAGTATAGATTTATAATCGTATGAGCATGATACCTGACCCTTTCTCCGGTCTGGCCGCCTTCCTCGCCGTAGCGGAAACACGCGGATTCACGGCGGCCTCCGCACGGCTGGGCGTTTCCCCTGCAGCCGTAAGCCAGGCAGTAAAGGCACTCGAAGCGAAGCTCGGCACACCCTTGTTTGTTCGTACAACGCGCCGGGTCGGTTTGACCGAGGCTGGCGCGAACCTGTTGTCGCGTGTGGCACCTGCAGTTGCCGACATTGCGGGAGCCATCGAGACGGCAGGAGCCATGGGGGATGAACCTTCAGGTTTCCTGCGCCTCACGGTACCCCGCATGGCGGTGCCACTTATCATTGATCGCGTGGTGCCGGCCTTCCGGCACGCGCATCCAAGAATTACAGTCGAAGTCGCTGTGGAGGATGCAACGGTCGACTTGCTGGGACTTGGTTTCGATGCAGGCATCCGGATCGGCGAATATGTCGAACGCGACATGGTGGGAGTCAGGCTCTCGCGCGATATCGTTTGGTCTGTCGTGGCCGCCCCCTCCTACCTGGCTGCCCGCGGCTGCCCGGCAACCCCCGAAGACCTGACCCGTCATGAGGCTATCCGATATCGCTTCCCGGCCTCCGGCGCTCTCTATCGATGGGAGTTCGAACGCGGCGGGCGCCCCCTTTCGGTCGATCCTCCGGGAAAGCTCATCGTCAATGATGGCGCGCTGCTTGTCTCTTTCGCAAAGGCTGGGCTCGGCCTTTCATATGTTGCCGACATCGCAGTGGAACAGGAGCAGCGTGCTGGACTGCTTGTCCGCGTGCTTGAATCCTACCTGCCCACCACGCCGGGGCTCTTCCTCTATTTTCCGCAACGCGCTCAGGCGCAGCCGAAGCTGCGCGCCTTCATCGATGTCACCAGAAAGCTGATACGGCTTCGCCGGATCGAGGCCGAATTCCACCATGCCGCCAGAGGTAAGCTGAAAGGCTAGCGGCGTCTTCGCTTGGCTCGCAGTCAAAAGTCCAGTGCCGACCAGTATGGCGCCTGCCAGCACCACGGGGCGCCGTCCGGCCGACACCCAGACAATCAGCAAGGGCCTAACGAACCGGAGAATTATCTGTATCTTGCAAACGAGCCGGATCGCCACACTCGGGGTCCGAACGAGTAATATCAGGAGTGGGTGCGTCCGCTGCTTGATCACCTGGGCGATGGTGAGACGCCAGTCGTACTTCGCGTGCCAGGGAAACGAGCTGCCCCTTTGGACGGGCTGGCTCGATCAGCACCCAGATCTGTCGTATCCCCGACAGAGTTGAACCATGACATTAGTCATCGTCACCGTCGTAGCGGTTCCGGGGGCGACTTCGCCTGCGTTCGCGTTGGCGATCACGGTTCCAACCCTCAATATATACTCGACGCTTAACGTAGCGTTCGCAATAGCCGCCTTCGCAATACGTTTTGACAACACGCTCGCGTACCACGCCGTTGTTGGATGAGCTGTTCGAGCTTGTATTCGATGATTGGCTTCCCGCATAAGCCGTACCGGTGACCAAGGCAGCTGCGACAGCTAACAGGACAATCTCGATACGCATCGCCTCTCTCCTTTGCTAACTACTGCATTAAGCTGTCGAGCCTGAACCGTCGATGAATGCGACGCTGCAACGACCGAAGTCTGCAACAAGATCGTTGGGTCGTGGTGTCCGCTCTGCGAAACTTTCGGCAATGACGTAACGAATAACGTTGGCTGGCACCGAGCAATGATCCATGGTTGTCTCCACCCAAGACCTGTAATTCTGGACTTTGACGAACCTGCGGGTGGACATGTTGTTGTGAGCACCACAAAACTCCTGCTGACCTTGTTGCTGATGACGGCCTTCGCCTACGTGTCGCTCGTCGGCCTGATGTATCTTGCACAGCGCGCCCTCCTCTATCCCGGCGCCAGCGCGACACTTGCTCCAGAGCACGCGAACTGGGGCGAAAACGTATCCATCAGCACGCCTGACGGAGAGACGCTTCATGGTCTCTACAGCCAGGGCGAATCCGGCAAGCCGTCGGTGCTGTTCTTGCTCGGAAACGCTGACCGGGTCGGTAACTACGGCTTCCTCGCCCAGACCCTGGCCGCGCGAGGTATTGGCCTGCTCGCGATCTCTTATCGCGGCTATCCGGGATCGACCGGCTCGCCGAGCGAGCATGGGCTACTGACCGATGGCATTGCTGCCTTCGACTGGCTGTCGCTACGGTGCGAATGCGAGATCGTTGTGCTGGGCCAGTCGCTGGGCAGCGGCGTTGCCGTCAACACAGCCGGCCAAAGGCCTGCCGTCGCCGTCATTCTGGTGTCCGCCTACCTGTCGGTCCTGTCACTCGCCCAGACCCATTACCCATTTGTTCCGGTCGCACTTCTTCTCAAGGATCCCTTCCGCTCGGATCTCAAGATAGCGAAGGTGAGGCAACCGAAGCTGTTCATCCACGGCCGGCATGACGACATCATCCCGCTGTATTCGGGCGAGGCGCTATATCGTACCGCTCCCGAGCCCAAGCAGATGCTCGTTTACGAAAGCTCGGGTCACAATGATGTTTGGGATGATCGCATGGTCGGCGACGTCATTCGCTTTCTGGAGGCGCTGAACCGAGACGCCACCTAGACCCGTCAAGCAGCGGAAATCGTCAGCATGAAGCGAGCGCGGCATCCAGGATGCCCCCGAAGCAGTGAACGAACAAGTCATGTCCATTCCGCAGGATGCAAATGGCCAAGCTCAAGGAGCGATCGATTTTGGCCGTCAACAAGCTCGTCGGAAGCGGCTGCAAGCCGCGCGCCGCCGCTTGGGACTCGAACGGTGGTAAGCTCGCCTGGAGTGGCGACAAGGAGCCGCAGTACTCCGTGCCCTTGCTTTGCCGTGACCATCAAGAATGTTAATACATGATGGCAGGGAACTGGCGGGGGGACGGGAGCGGATGCCACAAGACAACCTCTCAGTTTGCGGGACCACAACAGCAGGCAGTAGAAAATTACGATCTGCGGAAGCTTGTTCAATCAAGAATGTGCAAGAAACCGTTCATTTGAAAATGCCGATAAGAGGTAATTATCAGGCATTTTTAATTGCAGCGAAAATGTCTACGATCTTGACACGATGCTGTTTGATAAACGCAAATGGCCCTAGGCTTTAAGGAAGCTTTTTCTACCTCGACCTGTATTTGCACTGGGTTTGTACATCACCTTTTTCAACGTGCTCTCCGCCCTTTCCCGGAATTATGCCCTCGATCCATATATGCGTCCCATCTGGATGATGATGCCCCGGATTTTTGGGTTGGCTGTTTTTTACGTGAAGTTGGCATTCATGGCCATCATGCTCTGGATCGCCTGGAACGAGCGGCACGAGCCTAAATTTCATGAAATTGAACGTATGTTCCGCGGTCATCCTGACCGTCGGCTTGGTTGGCTGCCGTGCGTTACCAGTTCGACAATGTCTTGTTTTTATCCCGCAAACTGGGATGCAGCGCCCTCGGCTTTCATATTTACTCGGACGGCGAGCACTACAACATTTACTGCTTTCGGACTGAATCTGCTGCAGAGGTTTTCTTGAAGGCATTCGATGGACAATGGATCACGCCGCAGCAACGCAAGAAGGACACCTGGCACTCCCGATGGCAACGAAATAGCGTGAGCATGCAATGTCTGCCAAGCGATATCTGAGACCGATAAAGGAGACCGCAAGGTTTTCGGATTTGCAGAGTTGGGATGATCTATTCGGTTATTGCTTCAAGCGTGGACGTATCGGTGCCATCGATCGAAGCGCATTGGAACGCAAATACTTGCCTCGCCGCGCACCGCGTCATCGGCGGGAATGAAAGCAGCGCCGCCCCGGCGAGTGCCCTGGCGCTGTTGGCGGGCAGCACTGCTGGCGAGTGAATTGCGCCAGCGTCACGGAACGGTTTTGACCGGCAGACGTTGTGGCTCTGGCACCAGAACCGGAGAACGACATGAACACGCGCTTTTTCGCGCTGGGTCTCGTCGGCGGGCTGACGTGCCCTCTCGCGCTTGCCCAGGACGATGGTCAGACCGCTTTCAACAACAGCTGCCGCACTTGCCATACGATGAAGGAAGGCGACAACCGGCAAGGTCCGAACCTCGCCGGCATCGTCGGCCGCAAGGCCGGCTCATTGCCGGACTACAACTACTCGTCGTCGATGAAGCAGTCCGGCATCACTTGGGACGAGGCAAATCTCGACCAGTTCATTGCCAATCCCGACCAGGTGGTAAGAGGCAACAGCATGAAACCCTATGGCGGCATTACCGATGCCGCGCAACGCAAGACGATCATCGAGTTCCTAAAGTCGGGCGACTAGATGGTCGTCGTAGGTGCCTTCACCTGTATTTTGTTCGCCATCTTGTTAGGCGCTCTCTTTGGGATAGTTGGCTTTATCGTCGGGAAGCTGGGTTTGCCGATCAAAGCCACATGTGCCGCATGTTCAAGCGCGCTTATGGTCTCACTCCGTCTCGGTGGTTGGCGGCGCTGGAGTCGCCGCTCTCCAGCAAGAATCTGCAGTGCGACGCCGCTGCGCGTTGAAGCCCAATGTCCGGTAGATACCTCCCTCGATCAGTTCCATCCGTTGGGTCTGCTCCCCTAAGTCGTGCTCCCCGAATATCGTTAGTCTCGATAGTACATTCTCGTTAGCGGCGGATGGCGGTAAGTTTGCGCCGTAATCCAGTCAGTTCGTCGCCCAGAGCGGTGATCGTGCCCTCGGTATCCTGCCGGAAAATGCGAAATGGAACATGAATGGCGCATGGAATACCAATGAGGTTGGCATGGCGCTTCAGAGACCAACCATTTCCGGATCAAAGCTTGCTAGGAGAGCTTGCAATTTCGGCGCTTCGACTCGACGGGCAGATTCTTCGATTCTGAGCCATTCGGCCTGACTTTCGTTTCGCTCAGGCCCAGTTTTTTTTGACGCAAAAAGCGCATGGCAAATACGTCGACAGTGAATGCACCGCTCTCACCATCATCGACACGTGGTTTACCGTGGGATCGAGGAAAGTAAGGTTTGATGCGCTCAAGTTGGTTCTCGGTGAGCCAGTAGTGATCAGCCATGGGCAGGTCCTTCTGCCCACTTGAATCATGTCCCGCGCAAGTTTTGAATTCAAAAGGCAACAAACGACCATTCTGCGGACAAAGCCGTCCTCAATCATCAACGATCCAATGCCCGCAATCGGTATCTTAGGAGTGGCTCAGAACGTTAAACCCCGCGAATGAATGATGGCCAATTCGCTATCTTGAATTGATGGACGTGAGTGTCGACCATAAACGGACAAGAAGATGGGGCAAAACTTATCATTGGTCCGACGCGGATCGAGCTAACGCCGAGCAGCGCGCTGCTGCCTGGGCAAAGCCTCACCTTCCCTTATGAAAGCTCTGCTCAGTGTTTTGGCGCCCAAGAGCCCCGACTGCAACCTCGGTGAAATTCAGGTCAGTCTCTAGGAGCAATTGCTTTGCCTTTCGTCCTCTGAGTTGATTCCGCACTCTAAAAATATCCATACGTTCCCGATCCGACGACCAGTTCTTAACACTTTCCATAGTAGCCTAGAGTGGTTGGCCTACTTCAACTTGATGAAAAGGATCTTCGAATGAATAGAGCTCTGATCACCGTCGTTGCTGTACTAACAGCTATGAGTTTAAGTGCCTGCGGATCAATCGGCAAAGGAAAAGCGCCTCCGCCAATGGCAGAACCGACTGCAGCGCCAGTGTATAAATAAAGGCTGCTTTTGTGCTATGGGAAGGTGAGTCCACCTTCCCATTCCATTGATGCAAGGCACCGGCCCTGTACACGACGTGCGTTGCCGCCGTATATATTTAGCGCCGGTTGGAACTAGCTTGTACCTTGTCCGGAGCGAATTACAACCGCGCTTCTGCCACCCAGTCAGCAGTTTTCACCACCGCATCCAACGACTGACAAAGATCCGCTTTGGGCCGATATCGTTGAAAAACTCGGCCAGGTAGCTGTTCATCGGGCTGTTGCAGCATCCTTCCGGTAGGGATGATGGGCTAGAGCAAACCGCAGCCAAATGGAATCGTTTCGCTCAATTTTTGCCAAAGGCTCTTTTCCTGGCCATCCGCATCTATTTGTCTCGTGCGGGCAGGGCAACACACGACTGTGTTACATTCAAGAAATCGTCTTATTGCTGTTGACCGAAGGGTGGCTCTGCATGTATTTGGCTTTTCACGGTCGTGGGTTCACCCATATCCGACGCTCTTGCGGCCCCCTTGGCGGAATTGGTAGACGCGCCTGACTCAAAATCAGGTTCCGAAAGGAGTGCTGGTTCGATTCCGGCAGGGGGCACCAACCAACTATCACATTGATTCTACTTATCTTTTTGTTCTCAACCCGCTTTTTGTCAACCACATTATCAGTTAGACTTTATTAGCCTCATTTTGTTCT
This window of the Phyllobacterium zundukense genome carries:
- a CDS encoding DMT family transporter, with the protein product MRLTYLVFALLGLFWGSNFIYMKWAAELITPAQITLLRVFFGFLPLALVAGRKGVIHRDQVRHLPHFFVMAALATAFYYFAIAEGTALLPSGTAGVLGGSIPLFTAVATLLFLRTEKPNALMLVGVLVGFAGIVLIARPWEGSDRTIDIMGVFWMLAATTILGVSYVYVRRFLSPHNLPPLALATWQTGLALLVLLLIVDRTGTGNILQNWHAAAGVAIGLGVLGTGMAFLIYYYLLQELGAVAASGATYITPNVALLIGWATGEKVGILEISAIILVLASIAMLQIGRQRAVRQAEQSVTAIA
- a CDS encoding adenylate/guanylate cyclase domain-containing protein gives rise to the protein MAGIIGRKTDYLLEDADRIRVALALHEAGIPLDTLAKAIRNKVFALDFAAQIMFDPVYLSTTSMEKELEGLDVTPMTLNNLRAAAGLPRLSTEQVLREDDVELLRLIAECRQLGISDLSMTRVLRAFGQSTHRVVETMRDLFRSEVEERMLNAGISHSEMLSAAAAKRLELQRIGFRVLFMLQRRLLEESVFDNIVSRIQEALCESGLETRPDVDLPTVAFADLCGFTELTHELGDLEAAEQAAHFEAFAQQMVSPAGGRLVKVLGDGVMILFPEPTSGLSACLRLVESAEKAGLLPVRVGLATGQVVPRDGDIFGQTVNLAARISSIANPARVVVSESAMAAVATSNPGMFNFTAMEPVLLKGLPGRFCLFSADITSSYES
- a CDS encoding c-type cytochrome, translated to MNTRFFALGLVGGLTCPLALAQDDGQTAFNNSCRTCHTMKEGDNRQGPNLAGIVGRKAGSLPDYNYSSSMKQSGITWDEANLDQFIANPDQVVRGNSMKPYGGITDAAQRKTIIEFLKSGD
- a CDS encoding ABC transporter, with product MNRALITVVAVLTAMSLSACGSIGKGKAPPPMAEPTAAPVYK
- a CDS encoding SDR family NAD(P)-dependent oxidoreductase, with product MTNRSEETTAVPRRQVLAGILAAGTLAGQNFATSASAAAETSGALADKVVIVTGATSGIGAATVAAFARAGARVGFNGRREALGRQVEAEIRAAGGDAVYLRSDVRDAGQVERFVSDVVERYGGIDVAFNNAGIDLPPAPIADTDIAGFDDQIATNLRGVFVSMKYEMPHLVRSKGAMINMASIGGRHAFPNIVAYGASKAAVIHMTRAAAQEYGRNVRINAVAPGPIESPMLERVRRDWNVTTEQLVAPYPMRRVGTPDEVAALVLFLAGNQSSYLSGHVIGLDGGDLP
- a CDS encoding LysR family transcriptional regulator, which translates into the protein MIPDPFSGLAAFLAVAETRGFTAASARLGVSPAAVSQAVKALEAKLGTPLFVRTTRRVGLTEAGANLLSRVAPAVADIAGAIETAGAMGDEPSGFLRLTVPRMAVPLIIDRVVPAFRHAHPRITVEVAVEDATVDLLGLGFDAGIRIGEYVERDMVGVRLSRDIVWSVVAAPSYLAARGCPATPEDLTRHEAIRYRFPASGALYRWEFERGGRPLSVDPPGKLIVNDGALLVSFAKAGLGLSYVADIAVEQEQRAGLLVRVLESYLPTTPGLFLYFPQRAQAQPKLRAFIDVTRKLIRLRRIEAEFHHAARGKLKG
- a CDS encoding alpha/beta hydrolase gives rise to the protein MSTTKLLLTLLLMTAFAYVSLVGLMYLAQRALLYPGASATLAPEHANWGENVSISTPDGETLHGLYSQGESGKPSVLFLLGNADRVGNYGFLAQTLAARGIGLLAISYRGYPGSTGSPSEHGLLTDGIAAFDWLSLRCECEIVVLGQSLGSGVAVNTAGQRPAVAVILVSAYLSVLSLAQTHYPFVPVALLLKDPFRSDLKIAKVRQPKLFIHGRHDDIIPLYSGEALYRTAPEPKQMLVYESSGHNDVWDDRMVGDVIRFLEALNRDAT